Part of the Chelmon rostratus isolate fCheRos1 chromosome 10, fCheRos1.pri, whole genome shotgun sequence genome is shown below.
CTTTAGATTCAACCTGTGGACTTTATGCATGTCATACATGTGTGACTGTtataaaatgtataataaaAGAGTCTTTGATTACTTATTCCTAAATACTTTTGCTTCTTTAACATTTCTCTCATTGGTGAATTTGCAACAGTATTCCTGTCAGTGGAAAATGTGGTCACCAGGGCTGTAGCTAAGGATACAGGTTTTATTTGCAAGGAGTGACAACCATGATGATTAGACAGACAGCATAACTTTCTTATTATTTTAGTCTCAATTAATGACTCACTTATCGACAAAACATGCAGACTGTTAACTATCATTCTTCCTGgtattatcattattgtaaGAACTAATGTGAATAAAGGTGAAACTAGTCTTGGAAACTAGCCAATTGGCAACAATTTAGGATAGGAAACGGATCAAAATTgatagaaaaaacaaaccatagaaattgtcttttttattccatgcagTCTTCTTCCAATTCTGGTGTGTCATGCTGGTAGCCTTCAGCAGAGCTGAGCAGCGAGCtgccatatttttttcattttcaaacttttagTCTGCAGCCCCAACCAACGCTGACTGAAGTCACATCACTCGAGGCAATTTATAAGATTTCGTGCAGCTCTCTCCAGAGCCACACAAAGCTTtctaaaacttttttttcacatatataGTTgtactccccaagacctgtaaatCAACTTTGACATGTATAATTGTTTTCTGAACAGAAATGCCAAAAGAATCTAGTctgaaatgtgaatgtttgttgGAAAATATTTACTTACTGATTTTCTAACTTGTTagcacatgtacacatacaagTCAGTATAAATCGTCACTACTTGAATCAAGCCTTCTAGCGTTTGTACTGGTGATCAGTACCAACAACGACCACATGATGGTAGCAGAAGTCAATCATTGTATCCACTCTGCTTTCTCTGCCGGCATTAGCAAGCAGCTCCTCACCCCATTTCTATTAATGCTTTCCCATCTATTAAGCATATGAGCGACCTTTACCAGCTGGGCCCTAAAGGTCATTTAAGCTTGTGGTGATAAAGTGCAAAGGCTGGAATTGCTTTGAGATTGCGTAAGAGGGAAAACAACTGATTTAGTACCATTTGACTCTTCAAATTGACGATCTGTTAAAGGTTAACCTtcagaaagataaaaataagataGTGTGACAAATTTACTGGCTCATAGGATAAAACAACCCTGACCCAGACTCGGAAACTATCAAGAAGAACCTCAAGAGTCATTCATGATACTTATGCAGTTGGTTGGGAGGTTATGAGTGCATACACTAGCTTTCACCCCAAAAATCAAATCATGCTCCCAATTTTTCTGTTAACTATCCTATTCTCAGGTTTGGATACGCAGGTATGTTATTCCTCAACAGGCAATTTCAGGACTGATATGATGCTTTAAAACCAAGACAGTCAACTTACACACTATAAAACTTCACCTAGTTTAGCAGGACTGCATGCTTGTTAATTGTTGTGTAAACCCCTTTATCCTCCAAATATGAGGCCTTTATGACTTCATGTAAAGTACAGCCTGAAACCAGAGAGAAACAGTTCAAATAGAAAGGggaggaaatgtgtgaaatacCACAGACATGTTTATATATGAGCCAACTctttaaattattaaatgagGCCTGCAGTtaatcttttgttttcactgtatttctgGCTCTAATTCTTAATGGGTAGAAAATATTTCAACTGTGCAAGGCAATACACAGTTTTTTTAGCTTTCCAATCCAAGTTCCCTCCCCATtcaaccctctctctctttctctctcactaaACCAGTTACCCTGAAACTCCCCTAATACTCAACACGCAGTACGTTGCACACTGAAGCAGCAACAGAGGAAGCTCCTCCCTTTCAGCATATCTGGAACAGTGGAAGGGCGGTGCGGCACataccagcagctctgtctggGTCTATTTTGTATGACCGGACAAACCAGAATAAAGTCTTACACTTGGGTTAGTTAGAGAAGCTACTTTTTCAATTAAGAATAGAAGTGCAACTCCTCCACAACTTTGGACCGTTGGCTTCCTGAACACACCCCAGTGCTGCACAACGGCACTTTGATCAGGGAGTCAAACCTCAATCTGTCCATCATCACGGACTGACTGCACCTACTAACTGCAGGTATGTAATGTTAATATACTGCAAACTGCGTATGCTTCCTGCCTTCTGTCTGCATGTCACTATATTCACTTCCTACTCTTTCTGCCGATGCATGACGAGAAAAACGCTCTGCCACAGTGtaaatttattttctgttaagCTCTCCTGCGAGTCAAGCCAGAGGAGACGCCTTTGTTTGAACAGCTATTATACATTCGAGTTTGTAAAGTGGTATCAAAGCATGCAGTTAAACATTAACACCATGTGGAACACTAATGTACAAGAAACCCTAATACAGTATGCAAAGATCTTAATGCTCTCTGGTGTGGGCAACAAGTGCAGGAGCTGATACAGAAGAGTAGACTGATATTAACCTGAGCCTAAATCCCACAGATGTCACATGTACTCCCATCTACTTCATGAACAGACTTCCGAATTTGTACTTTTGTGTACACCCCTGAGGTCCTTACCTCACACTCACTCTGTTTTGTTTGGGCATTCCTGTACAACTGCAtgtgtcccaacatgtttgaaaagtgaagccaatggGGAAATGCCTTAAACCTGCACTCTTTATAattaccagcagggggcgactccacaGGTTGCAAAGAGTAGTCTGATTGTACAGACGTctatgagaaaacaaacatacttGTCgtttgatttattacctcagttAACATTTTCCTGAagagtttatggtctcaatcaCTTGTTCCAAGTCTTCTTCAATGTGATGTTCAGTTTATAAATTATGGTCCCGCTTAGAGTAAAAGAGACAAAGCAGGCTATGTTTTAGGGCGTGGCTACCTAGTGATTGACATGTAGAAGTGTAGTAAAGCGTACCCATGGCATTGTGCACATTTAAATAGCCATGAACTTGTTTTTGGGTGTTGTCTGTGGTGTTGTTCAGCATTTGCTGTGCCAGTTTAGCTGAATGCACATAGTGTCCTCAGGTTCTCTGTCAGATCCACCCCTCGCTCCTCCCTCTCGTTCAGATATGATCTCTCCTGGATCCTAAATATACTAAGATGGCAACAGCCAAAATGCCAAATTCGAGGCTTCAAAATGGTAGTCCATAAACCAGTGGGAGACATCACAGTGGCTACGACCACTTCTTTTATAGTCTGTGGTCGAAACGTACAGAAGCATTACCAACATGTAGCAGAATTCATCTACAAGAATACTGTGCCCAGTGTAGAAAAGGTGGTAAGTAATAGAGTATTCTCTGCTTCATCATATTCCTCACCTGTTGTTTCTCACCTTCTGCTTCACATACATGGTCCAGGGGCTGGGACTTGGAGTCATCTTCACATCATGACACTGAGCTCATATACAagcttctgtcttctttttctgctcctcATTGCTCATCTTGGCTCcaaaattgctgtaaaatgacaataaagagCTAGAAGGTTATTTGAGACTTGTGACTTACCACTTCAAGTCATATTTTCCTAGCTGGGCAGCTAGAACGCTTTAAAATTATATTATTCAACCAATGTCTGGTGCAAAAATATTcctgacatttctgcttttactggCACTCTTGTCGTTTCCAGGACTGCAGAATATACAAACTGCGAGGCTTGACATGAAAATAATCCCCGAAAATGCCTGTTGGTATCTCTGTGGCTGTTAATATGAATTCCTTCCAGCAGAACATTCATAATCAAGGCCTTTCACTTTCCTCTACGTTTCACATGTTATACTAACCCTGCTTCACCGCACTTTCCCtaagtttcagttcagttttctgtggctgtgctagtctcatttttaatttttgtcatgtttcaacAGATGACATCTGCTGGAGTGCTTTGAAATAAAGCCAGAGACTCAGTgattgagtaaaaaaaaaacaactgatgtCACTTTAATTGGCTTTACATTGGTTAGCTTGCTTGGGTAGTAGAACTTTAATATATTATTGAAACTTTCCCTTCCCAGTCTATTTTTCCAGCATCTCTTAAGATTTCACTGTCTGGCCTTTGAATAACCCCCAGAAATAAACTCAGTGCTTATAATGATGGGGAGTCACATTGCAGTAGCAGCCAGACACAATCCGCTCAACCCATTACTTCACTGTGAGCTAATGTGTGATTTAATGTTATTCACTGAGCTCATATTCACTTTAAGCACCATTCTAGTGTCTGCAGTAAAGAAGCTATGTTTAATTTTGAGgtgttgtatttacatttaaagaaagcgagagagaaCATTTGGCACGGCCAAGCTTCTCTGAGCGAGTCACAGGATCACAGCGTATATGTCATTTCCTATCTTGATTTccttaaaaaacagaaagtgtgtCTGAGGTTGGTAAGAAATGGACAAACATTTCCATACTCTGCTCAGACAGCTCAGCTCCATCCTCTGACCACAAGAAAAAGGAGCTAACCCAGGTAGAATTTAGGCTGCTTCTTCAACATATTTCCTGTATAGTAACATAAAATTACAACTTGGATTAAGAGGTACAGTCTGCAGACATGATGTAGACAGACAGGCGGGGAGTAGGTGGTATGAGTCAGGGACAGGGAGGTGGGAGGGTTTACTCGGTCAGGAATGTGGATGTGGATACGCGAGAATGGACTGGGAGGGTCAATCTGGGAAACACACTGGGTAGAAACGGGCAGGATACCAAAGTCTCTCACATCTCACCAACTTTAAAACTCAAAGTTAGACAGAAAGCTACGTTGTCACAATACTTCCATGCTGGTTGTCTCACGTCTCTCAGAAAAAGCAACTTTCATCTGGGGcagattaacaaaaaaaggaatTCTTCTTGCATTTTCCCACTGCTGGCTTGCTGGTCCTTGCTAGAAGCCACAGAACTGGCAGAAGTGAAAATGCAGTCTCTGGGCCTGGCTTGACAAAACCAAAATTATAGGCGGTTAAATATAGATGCTTTAACAGGTTTCTTACTACACAAACTcttgtaaatgtgtttgctcGACGGATGTACGAAGGAATCGATTAGTTCCTTGatccatttgttttttcatatgTACATTACAGGCCTTTAAACAAGGtcaagaaaataacatttaaattgCATGTCCTTCTAGACATGGCCTCTGTCTCTTCCCAGATTTTTCCTATTTTCTATCTTTTAATTCATCGTTAGTTATTCCTCTCTGGGTCTTTGTTAGGATGCTGTACCTGCAATTAAgatatggggaaaaaaataaatgtctgtgttcacactgcaTGAATTACTACAGGATGCCATTAGGAGGAGGAAACAAGTGTGGCCGCTGCCTGAAGACAGTTTACTTTGCAGAGGAGGTTCTTTGTGATGGGCGGAGCTTCCACAAGTCCTGCTTCCTGTGCAGTGAGTAAACTCTTTGCTGCTTCCTCTCATTCCTCTCATCTCATTCCATCTCAGTGTCAACCACTGAACTCCTGACTCATGTCACTAGTCACTCATCACTTGACCATCaacaacaacttcctgtttcatgaTGAAACATCAAAATTTGTTACATTACCATCATTAAGGTCTTATGGCTTTTCTGACCAGAACTGAGGTGGATCTGGTCAGCCTGCTAGAGGAGCACATCAAAGTATGAAACATGTCATTTGTTGTTGCCAGTAAGTAGCGCCATGACTATGACTGAATATTGGCATGTAGACGTCTTCAGACTGGGTTTTGATTGAGTCCAACAGCTGTAAATAGCAAAAGTACAGTAAATTCAAAATAGCTTAATTCCTGTTAAGCTTaaggtgtgttttttgtcaggCTGGACATGCTAAATTTGGTGCATCTAGGTGAAACGTATCACAAGGGCTACTTTGTAGAAATTTTGTAGGGCATCCACATCCATGTACACAAcccaaaaaatatataattgtTCACCATTTGATGAATGTGCAAGTTCAATTTTCGAGCACCTTTAGCCTCTCAAAAATGCAATTCACTTTGGCATAGAATAATAATCCTTTGCATTACAAAGGATTGGTGTCCTTGCACCAGTCAGTGCTTGGACCCTAATAAAATGCTGTTATGGGATAACATGcatgatcatttaaaaaaaaaaagaaaaaaagactccTTTTGCATTTCAGACACTATAATATTTATAAGCATGAAAATTTGTATCTTTTCCTTTTTCGATTTCAACACTAGAGTAAATTAGTGGGTCAAATAAGAAACCATCACTCTTTGATTATCAGAGGCTGAAACTAGACATTTACTATTGataatttatattaaaattGATTGTGGCATAGTTGAGCTGCTACTGATAGATAGCATCACATCATATGTTGGGCAGTGTATGTTTGATGACAAAGGTACACCAACAATACAAGATAATCTACCTACACTAAAAACAGTGTGGGggtatttttttctgaacattCTAAAAGCATAAACATGCATCATAGCTGTTAGAAATCAATACCAAAGAAATtaactgaaagaaataaaaaaacaaagtcttTCTCTTCCTCAGCTTTCATGGAGCTCTGAGTGGAGTTATTTGTGTTCCTGAGTTGTAATCAAACATTCCTGTGATGGAAtttatatgaaaacatttttcttcaatAGAACTGTTCCATAAAaggaaacagtcagtcagtctaaGCACATGAATGTGCCcaaaaacatgtgcacagatATGCAAAACAATAATatgtagcgtgtgtgtgtgtgtgtgcgtgcgtgcgtgcgtgtgtgtgtgtgtacgcgcgcgtgcgcgtgcgtgtgcgtgtgaatgtgtctgtgcagtggTGTGTGGGAAGAATTTGGACAGCACAACTGTTGCTGTTCATATGGATGAAATCTACTGCAAGGCCTGCTACGGCAAGAAGTATGGACCAAAAGGCTACGGTTATGGGCAGGGAGCAGGGACCCTCAGCATGGACAAGGGAGAGTCTCTGGGTATTACACATGAAGAGTAAGTaccgcacaaacacacattttctgatcTCTTTTTAAGACCCTTTATCCACATTTTCTCATTCTCTCCATCAGACCTGCTCCTCATCGTTCCACCAGCAACCCACATCCATCCAAGCTCGCTCAGAAGTTTGGCGGGTCAGACAAATGCCCTCGCTGTGGCAAGGCTGTCTACGCTGCTGAGAAAGTGACTGGAGCTGGGAGtgtaagaaaaaacacacacatgcacacatgtgcatgcttGCAAAAGCAAACCCCTTTTCAAATAGCTCTCCTATTTATTTACAGGCATGGCACAAGAATGGATGTTTCACCTGTGCCACATGTAGGAAGAGCCTTGAGTCAACCACACTAGCGGACAAGGATGGAGAAATCTACTGCAAGGGTAAAAGACTGAGTTCAACTGGTGTACTGTTACAGTCACAAAGAAACCTTATGTTATATACTGCACCAGCGTTCTTCAACACACATTTAATCTGTTCATACCAGGCTATCATGCTATCATGGGTTAATGTCTGGTTGTCACAACTAACACAAGACATAGGTCCGCAACTGTGAATCCATACAAATCCCCTAAAAGATAGAAATATACCACCCCTAATATAATCATCAGCTTTAATTTATAGTCAGAAGGCTTAGGTGTAGCGACCAAAAGATATCAATTACAAGGTAATAGTTATCCAAAGCAGTTTTACTGTAGCAGTCTTCAGCAGTCTCTAGTAAGACCTAGGGggggctcaggaggtagagtgggTCGTCTACTGATCACAGGGTTGGCGATTTGATCCCAGCCTCTTCCTGTCCACTTCGCTATAGTGTCTTTGGGCAAGAAAATGAGCCCCAGGTTGCCCAGCCACTGGGGATGCACAAGTCGGTGCATTCCTAATTGCCAGTGGCAAGCCCAGACAAATGGGAAGGGTTGTATCATAAAAGCAGATCAAAAACCATGCTGGGTTGGGCGGAGGCCAAGTTTGCCAGCTAGATGGAAACAGATGATCGGCTctgagacagagaagaagaaggcttTTGTCTGACCTATTTTAATGCAGGTCCAGAGTGGTGAAGCCTGGCAGGATGACCCGTGTTAATCCATATGGGCTGCATTTGTCTGAAAGCGATGCCATAAGGCTGATGCATCAtacagcagtcacacagtgtaCACATGAGCAAGAGCAAGGCTACACAACCTAAATTAGGGGGGAAATGATTAGATGCAAAACCCAATTTTCCAGGGTGTACACTGAGGTGTAATGAACACAAGAATACAGCAGAGGGCCCCCTAACATAGAGAGACACATACACTGAATAGAGAGCATAGAGATTGCTTTTTCTTAGTGTTCCCCAGACCAGAATTACCGAACATTACTGAAGCACACCTCTCGGCCTCACAGAGCATGCAGCGCTGCTGCCACCTGACCAAAATACCAGTTCTTTTGAATGTTAagcatttttctatttttttaataagCAAGTAACAGGAACATACTTCATCAATGCAGGAAATGGCGGGGGGTCCAAGTTCCGTTTTCGTCCTGTCGACTTGCTCACCTGCAAGTTGAAAAAGACTTAGCCCGTACATGTATATTAGTTCTTAACACTGTAGACAAATGTGTGAACCGTGTTATGTCTTggctgtccacttgtgatcagATCACCCAAGACGCATtatgccaggtgtaaacaggctCTGGGACACTTCATGGAGCCCTCATCAgtgttattatttacacctgtccTTCCCTGCTTTAAGAAGTCAAAATGCCTGCCGTGAAAAGGGTCTGTTACCTGCCCAGAATGATAAAACGTCTCCCAATCCCAATATTTCTACAGACTCTTCTCCTTTGCTGGAAGTACATTAAGCTGAATATATGTCAGGCAGAGGCATTGACCGCAAACATCCACACAGGACCTGCACAGACTGTGGAAATATTGGATTTAAATGTAAGTTTTGCCACATGCAAGCATTTTAAATTTAAGGTAGACAATGGACATCTGAGAGACGTCAGAAATACCTTTAAAGGTGCAGCCTTTAACTGCCTGTGAATATGCCTTTAACTGTTCACAGAGTTATGTCCTGTGCTCACAAATGGGAAAGTGTACCAATGCAACATTACGAACAACTACTGTTTCTGACGATGTGAATGACAGacccagtttgtgcctctctgtTTTATCATTACGCTCGAGTAGAGGCGTTTTGGACATGAATACTAAGACATACGAGGCTCCAACTGCGGTTATCTGCGGGATATCATGTTGGTACCAAAacgtggatttttttttttttttttttttttttttttttgacattacCTTTCTTTCCAACAGGTTGTTATGCCAAAAACTTCGGTCCCAAGGGGTTTGGGTACGGGATTGGAGCCGGGGCGCTGGCGCACACCCAGTGAAGAGCACAGAGAAGTTCGTTGACAGGTTTCCAGAATGCTGCACTACTGTGTTCATCCTGCAGGGGGCAGACTGCTGCCAGGaaacgtgcaaacacacattaaaactgcacagTGGAAATGATATCACCGTCTTAGTCACATATAGGTCAAAGGTGATTTACTAGTGCAGTTACAGTAAATCCTGATACATAAGCCACACTTAATACTGAAACATTATCTGTTTAACGCTGCATTGTTCATTTGCACTCTGCTGTAGTTGAATTTTATCACCCTCTCCTTAATGAGGCTGTTGAATGAAACCTCAGCAATATAATACGGTAAATGCTGCTTGTTTGTATGGTGTGCTTTCCAAATGataagaaataaaatggaaaagataAAGATTTTAGGGCCAGTTTTTGTTATTTGCTataaaaattacattaaaaccTGTGAGTGAaactgtgtgtgcgcgtgtgtgtgtgtatgtgtgtataggGAAGCAAAACAGTTTGGAGACTGACGCTCTGTGTTTAAGTGTCAAGAAATGACACATGTTCATTGTATCCATTCCTCTCATATCATTACAGTGACACATCCCAATGCTGAGATGATAAGTCCAGTAGCCTAGCTTCACTCCACCCACAGAGCTCATGTCACATCAGACCCATGTCGCCATCAAGGatgggaagaagaagaataaaagttttattttttttaatgaccgTAACTAAGCTTCCCCTCGTGAGCTTAATTGAAGCACAGTAAAGTGAATCCTCAGAGGAACCAGCAAACCTTTGATGTTTGTTATGACAATCTAACCAGTTTCTCGACTTCATTTTGCTGTAGGCCTAATCATTACATTCATTCGGCTTTTATTGTTCCAAACACGCCTACTATTATTTCAGGATGTGTGTCGCAAATGTTCTGCATTTACAGTATAATGTataacatgtacatgtacatgtacaacatacatatatatacatacatgtataatgtatgtatgtatatatatatatatatacagaagTGTAACTGCTCCAGCATGCCCATGAAAATAGAGTAGACTGActaaatagatttaaaaaatgattagtAATTGATTAGTTATCcctttgtttctgctcagtcaAAACATGTCTTTCTTGCgctttgttttgctctcacacacttacacatcTGACTTCTTTGTCCACCCTTTGCCTCCCACTCACATTCCAGCTCTCACAAAGAGACAAGAAACAGCAGCTTGTCTTAAACACTTTTTGGAACTTGAAAGAGCAGCTAAATGTAATTTAactaaattaatattttttttttttaatactgacAGGTGTGTGGCAGGTTTTCTAAACAACTGCACTGTGACCTAAGTGGGAGGTGGCTAAACCCACCTACCTATATTTCAGTTGTAAAATCCAACTGTCTACTCTCACTCACTgcctcacacacgcacacacacaaacacacgcacgcacgaTTAGGGAATCTAATAAACAGCCCGGATCTCCTCCTGCCGTCAGGAGGAGGCggggtgctggaggaggagaaggtccACAGAGGAGTCGGGCATGTTCAAACATATCCAGGCAGACCAGCCAACCAACATCCGCGGCGTGCTGTCATTGCGCACGGATTGGAGTTACACACAGACTATATGAGAGCTGTGCATTGCCTATTATTACTAGTGTCATAGCTCAGACAGATATGTTTTTCCTGAAGGACACTGGACGCCGTTATAGTAGCCGAACATAATGTATATTTAATGGTTAAATAGTGAGACGCGCCTCTGCTGGAGACTTTCAAAGTTTCGGCTCTGTCTAAACACTTCGCCTCAGCGTGGCCATGTCTCTGCCGGCCAAAGTGATGAGAGACGGGCTGCTGGAGAAGCGCAGCAGCGggctgctccagctgtggaaGAAGAAGCGCTGCGTGCTCACAGAGGAAGGGCTGCGTCTGCACAACTGCAaaggcggcggcggcggcgatGCTCCGAGCTCGGCGTGGAGCTCTAAAGCCAAGGAGCTCCGCTTTGAGCGCATGGCCACGGTGGACTGCGTGGAGTACAAGCGCGGACTGGTGTACTTCACCGTGGTCATGGCCACAGGGAAGGAGATTGACTTTCGCTGTGCGCAGGACGGCACGGCGTGGAACGCGGAGATCGCTTTGGCGCTGGTGCGCTACAAGAACCTGCAGGCCGTGCAGACGGGGCGGAAGAGGCACCTGTCCACTTCCCACCTGGGCAGCACtggggaggatgaggagctctGACCTGGAAAGGGTAAGCCTTGCCCAGGTGGAGGTGAAATACACCGAGGCTGTCATCAAAATGTAGCCAACACGTCTGGGaatattattgtatttatttatttaagctTAAATGTAAACTTTTTTGGGTTTGGAGGACAGTGTGGCACCACATTGTCCCATACTTGTGTCAACTTGTACTAATGCCAATGCTGTGTCGCCAAGATTGTGAAACCCAAGTCAAAGCATCACATTAACACCTCAGGGGTAATGGTATACATGTCATGAATTGCTGTCTTTTTCCCTCCCAGCCAGAGCTTCTCAAACATTGGATCATCAAAGATCCAAAAAGTCTAGGCAGAGCAGCCGCTGACTGAACtgctaatctctctctctgtggctgaagGGGTGCTAATAGTAACAAGCTGGTGCTTTGACTGGGCGGAATGAAAACATCCTGACTCTCGGGAGTGAAGTGGCACATGGCTGGGAAGCACTCAAGCCTCAAGCTGAGCTCGTGCTAAAGGTTATTTACAAGTGCCACTTCAGTGTTTGGATGTTCCGCTGTCGAGTGAAAGTCATGTCAGTTTTTCACTCACTATGGTCAGCGGCCTTGAATGCATCGCAGTCTTCTTAGGACACAAACCCACTCTCACTTGAGGACATAATTACGATGCAATGTGAGCCTCCGAAATAACATCTGCCTGCCTCTCCCTCACTAGGCAGCCAAgtatttttaaacacacacacacacacatacacacacacgtgcacacacacaaacctacagCCGTCTCTGACATAAAGACAGTTGGACATTTGGGGTGACCAGAGCCACACATCTTTTCAGCTTGTCCACATTTAGGACACAGTTAGTTCTAACGCATGACGCCAGTGTTATTTACTGAGGCCGGTCGCTGAAATCTCAAATGTTCGTGAACCGAGTCTGTAAGTCTGAACTATGAGCTCACGGTCCAGGAATCCACAGCGATGCTTCCTTAAGAGAGCAGTCGTCAAGTGCCCAAATTAACTTAGTAGCCGTGGTAACAGTGCAGTGTAACTCACTACAACTGCACTTTGTTGAACACCATCAGCTGTAGCAACTGAATATTCAAAATCTGCTGTTCTTTTTCCAGCCTTTCTACTCAAACCAGTCAGAGTGGAGAAGCGTTGAGGACACCAAATCCAGCGGCTTGATTCTGTGGTGCACGCGGCATCATGGGATGTTGAGAACGGCCACCAG
Proteins encoded:
- the phlda3 gene encoding pleckstrin homology-like domain family A member 3; amino-acid sequence: MSLPAKVMRDGLLEKRSSGLLQLWKKKRCVLTEEGLRLHNCKGGGGGDAPSSAWSSKAKELRFERMATVDCVEYKRGLVYFTVVMATGKEIDFRCAQDGTAWNAEIALALVRYKNLQAVQTGRKRHLSTSHLGSTGEDEEL
- the csrp1a gene encoding cysteine and glycine-rich protein 1a yields the protein MPLGGGNKCGRCLKTVYFAEEVLCDGRSFHKSCFLCMVCGKNLDSTTVAVHMDEIYCKACYGKKYGPKGYGYGQGAGTLSMDKGESLGITHEEPAPHRSTSNPHPSKLAQKFGGSDKCPRCGKAVYAAEKVTGAGSAWHKNGCFTCATCRKSLESTTLADKDGEIYCKGCYAKNFGPKGFGYGIGAGALAHTQ